AGGCGGGGGCGGGGACCCCCGAGATGCCACCAGAGAGAGCTGGACCAGACGCCGATGGCACGGTGCCAGCAGGCAGGGGCAGCAGGAATCTCCGGGGGCCTGGGGGCGTCAGcctgccttccctgctccccagccccccacccccccgggggCGCTTAGAGAGCTGTGAGCCACAGGAAACTTGGGCCTGCTCACGTGCAGGCCACCGCCCCCCTTCTCAGCAACACAGCACCCTTGGCAGGAGGACActggctcccctccctcccctgcgaCTTGGAGAGGCTGCTGTCCCCTTCCAGAAGGACAGGTCTCACCCCCCGGGGGAGCCGAGGCTCACGCAGGCGTCTTACAGGAGCAGCCCTCAGAGTCTGCACCAAAGCCCTTGGGGAAGCTGAGCGTCCTGAGAACCTTCTTCAGAGACGAGGAGGAGTTGCAGCACAGAAGGCAGGTGCGGGCCTGTTGGGaaacgggggggtgggggtgggaggcctgACCCCGGGCCACATCTGCAGGGCAGCCGGGCGGGGCCCAGGCCACGGTGTCCCACCCCTAGCTCTCACCTGCTGGCCTTTCCCCAGTCGTAGGCCCTCAGACACACCTGGGGGGAACAGGTGCAGGGTGGCGGGACTCCAGCCCCCCCTGCCCCGGGGGGTGCCAGGGTCTCCGAGGGGACGAGGCTGACCCTGCCCCGGCTGGGGGGCCGCGGCCCCACGCCCAGTGCACTCCTGCCCGGCGTGCCTTCCGTGTCCCAGCCGCGGGACGAGTGTTCCGCGACCCACAGGGGCAAGGACCTGGAAGTGGATGGCGGCCAAGAAGACGAGGCAGGAGAAGCAGAGGGCGGAACGGGCAGCGGGGAGGCCGCGCCCGAGGAGGGGGTTGAGGTGGAGGTGgcccagctggaggaggaggaggtgcagGGGGCCGAGGCTCAGTCTAAGAGAAGTTCGAGCTCCCTGGAAGAGGCCTTCGAGCGGGAGCTGGTGGCCCAGCTGGAGGAGTACGAGCAGGTGATCTGGGAGCTCCAGGACGAGCTGCAGGTGACCAGGACCAGATACTCGCTCGCGACAGGTGCGGCCCCGGGGCCTGGGAGCCtcgggtggggttgggggggagccCAGGGGACCGAGGCCCACGGGGCGGGAGGCCACCACCCTCAGCCCGGCTTCTCaggcccctgctctctctcctctcctccgcGGCGCCCACGCAGGAGCCATCGCGTCCTTACAACGCCTAGTGGGTTACCAGGAGTCCCGGCTGCGGCAGGTGCACACGGAGAGCGAGGCCCTGCAGAGGGAGCTTCGGGAGCGGGAGGACCAGCTACGCGCCATGTCCAGCAAGGTGGCCGCGCCCCTGTCACCCTGGCACTGGGAGCCGGGAGCCCGGGCAGCCCCGCACCGTCCACCCCGGGCCGCTCGGCTCCGGGCCACTTCCCAGGACCCCCCGCCCCGCGTCCACCCGCCCCTAGCTGAGCACCGTGTTTGCTCGAAGTTTTTCACACTCACAGCGTAAAGAATCAAGGAGTCCCACAGGCTCGTCGCCCCAGTAGGTGtgtccaccctcctccccctcacgCGCCCCTCCCCCGCGGCGACCTCTCTCCACTCTTCCTTAGGAAGCGCTCTGCAGGTTCCCGGACGGCATGCTTCCAACGCCCATTCTGGAACTTTCTGCATCATCACATCATCTattgcttcctccttcctcccctgcctgggGTCCCCAACGCAGGGAGGCCCGCCTCCCGCCGGTGTcccccacccaggacccccaggggggtgggggtgggggcacgtTGTCAGCAGCACACGCCCGCCTGGGGCTGAAACACGGGCTTCCGGAATGAGGATTAAGGTCCACTCTCTCTTCTGACCTACTCCCGCGTCTTCATGGGCGCGCATCCTGCAGCGATCTTTTGATAAAAAAACGAGTATGTGTAAACTGGGGGGACACCGCACTCCGCGAACGGCCTGCTTCTACTTGGCGGCAGAGTGTGGCCGGGACGGCGCCTTCCGTCAGTGTGTCCCCGCCTCTCGCTCGCCCGGGCCCAGGCCAGGTGGCCGCGGTGCCGTCCTGGTCCCCGGTGCCCTGAAAGCTGGCGGACTTGTGCCATCGCGGCCCGTTCACCGTCCTGGGCTCTCCGGGACCAACCGGGAACGCGTATCCTGTGGTTCTGGAAGCTCACGTTTATCTCGgtttttcatttcctcctcttgtCTCTCGAACCTTCCGTCCTCCTGGCGTCCCTAGACCTGGTTCCCCCTCCTCTTCCGTCTCCTGGTCCGTCTGCCGTGCTTTCCTCGTTCTCCGCACTTTCTCCgcagcctcctccctcctgcctttgtCACACTGACGCTTCCCCGATCCGCCTTGTTCTCCTAACGTCCTCGTATCTTCTTTACCTCAAGATCGGTGGCGGGTCTGACCTCGCGCAACACTCCTGGCTGCCGGGCTTAATTGCTGCAacatccctctctctcctgcaggtGTCCTGTGTCCCTCCGCCTCGGTCTCTGTCGTTCGCGAGAGAGCTTTGCTCCAGCGTCAGGGCCGAGCGGAGTGGCCACGCGGTGCTCATTTTGTGCTTCACGCACAAGGGCACACGGGCCCCCCGTCAGCCCAGCGTTCAAGGTCGTCTCGTTAGGGCTTTCCTCTTAATTTGCTCAGATTGCTCCGGAATCTGGCACCTGGGAGGGTTTCTTGCCTGTGATGTGAAGGCCCAGCTGCTGGTGTCGCGGGaggcccagggggtgggggggagcccaCATCTGGAGCCTGGGGCCGCCACCCCCACACTGAGCCTGGCACCTCCCCCGCCGGAGCCCCTCTGCCAAACCCCGGCCCCCAGCCTCCCGCCAGGCGGACGAGGGGCAGGCTCCTCGCCGCTCAAGGTTGGGGACCGGTCTGCCACTCCGTTCCTGAGATAGTCACCACCGACCCCCACCCCACAGGAGCCTCTACACCCAGAAGCAGCCGCACCTCCAACTCCTGAGCCTGGGGGACTCCGGGAGGGAGCTGGGCTCGTCAGCTTTCCCCGCCGCTGGCTCAGCACCCGTCCTCCTTGGCTCTGCCCAGCTCCCTGTGTGTTTGCAGGCCCCCCgtccttctccctgcccttggCAGGGGTCCTGCGGCTTCTGCGGCACTGAGGCTCGGGCAGACGGGTGGACACCGGTGTCCCGCCCGTCCTCCCGTTCCCTGAGCCAACCCCCCTTCTGCCTTCCAGTTCTCCAACCTCAGGGAAGACAAGAAACACGAAGAGATGATGGGCCTCATGGAGAAGGACAACTTTCTCCTCCGCCAGGTGACCGCCAGGCGTGGTTAAACGGTCAGCCAGATCTTGCTGTTTTTGCTGTAAGTCCTGACGCCGTGTGGGGGACACGAGCCGCGAACCCCCTTCGCAGTCAGTCGGGGGCCCCCCTCCGTCAGGCGGCACCCCCATCAGCAGTGGCTGGAACGCAGGTGCACACAGAGGCTCCTCGCCACTGCTGGCTCCACATCTGGCTTGAACTCGGTGACGCCGGCCGTCTTGGGGGGACAAAGGGGCGGGGAACACGGGCGACCCTACTCCcccgtcctccctccccccccccgcccccgcagcaaGTGACGGAGCTGCAGAGCAGACTCGCCAAGCAGGAACACGTCGTCTCGGAGCTGGAGGCCAAGGTCAGCCAGCTGCAGGACCAGGTGAGCCAGAAGGAGGGCCAGCTGCAGAGACAGAAGTGGCTGCAGGAGGAGATGGGGAGCAGGAACGAGATGATCCAGCAGGCGGAGCTGCAGGCCCGCGTGGCCCTGGAGAGCGCGCAGTCCCGGGTAGGCCCCGCGTGCAGAGCCAGGGCGCCCCGGCCTGGGGAGCTCAGGGAGTGAGCAGGGGCTCAGGCTCTTCCCCCCTCGTATCCCGGCCCCCCTGGCGCAGAGTTGTGCTCCAGAAATGGTGGTGGAGACAGCAGAGGTGTGAGGGGCCTTGCACACTTCGGCCCCGAGGCGGGGGCAGCCTCGCCCGCTTCGTGGATGGAGTCGCTGCCTTGGCTCGTGCTGGGAGTGGGCACCAGGGCTTGGCCGGCCAGGAAGGGGGGCTCTGCGGTCAGGGGGTATGCTAGTAACGCCACCATCTCCTCGCAAGCTACGGGGTGCTTGCCATGGGTCCGACACCGTTCTAAGCAGCTCGCTGAAGTCTTCTAACCTCGTGCACAAAGCTACAAGCAGGTATTCTCAGCGTCCTCACTGTGTACGTAAAGGCACCTGCAGCAGGGGAGGTTAAGTAATGCGTCTGAGCCCCCAGGGCTGCGCAGGGGTGGTGCTGGGATTTGAAGAGCAGGATCCCATATCGGAGCCCCTACGTGGGACGGGACGTgagcagaggcacagagggaggccGAGGTGCCCTCTGCTATGagggacctccccccccccccaggcgggAAAGGAAACCGGCGGAAGAGCTGACTTGATTTAGAATCCGAAAAGCGGCAAAGGGAAAggtcctctctctttcccacccagAGTGCCTgtggccacccaggtgcgcccaaCTCCCCGTGGGGGGCCAGCCTCCTGCTGGGCGGCTCTGAGGGCATCaccgaggcccccccccccacacctgctATCTTTCATCAAGTGGTGTCCCACCCAGCTGGAGCGTTAGcggggtgctgggtgctggggtcTCAAGTCTGTCTAGTAGGGCCTGGAGCGCTGTGCTGAGAGGGTGAGCCTAGGCCTGGGGTTGGCAGGAAGGGGTGCCAGGACCTGCCAGTGATGCCTGAGACAGCCCGGGCGTGGGGCACTGTGGCCGGACACCCCCAGCTGACGGCCACCTCCAGTAGAGAGGGCGAGACCCCCACACCAGTGCGGTGCCAGCTCCGAGCTGGCATCGGTCCACACTGGAAAACATGGgagccccccccatcccccgcccaaGGTCCCGGGGCTCCTAACATCCCCTCTGTCCCGGAGCCAAAGTGGACCCTCCTGCAGCCTCTTCAGGCTGGTTCCCCTTTGGCCCTCCTGCTCTGTCGGGGCTTCCGGACGCGGAAGCCGAGGAGCTGCTAGCGTGCCGCCGCCAGAACTCGGGGGGCCCTGTCTGAGGGCTTGTGGGGTACAGGCGGGCGGAGGCGGGCTGGGGCCCTGCACGTGCACAGCCAGGCCGATGGCAGCGAGACCAGACAGCCTGAGCCCCGTCCTCGTCAACACCCGGTTAATGCCCTGTCAGCGGCTAGTTACCGCCAGCAGCAcgaggcaaggagggagggaccCCCGAGTGCCCCCTCCAATGCTAACAGGGAGGGGCTGACAGGCTCGCAGGGCGCCCTGGGGTCGGGAGGGGGTTGCGCCAGTTCCCTAGGGGAAGGGGGTGGCCCGGTGGGGGGTTGTTCAGAGCTCTGgtacccccccccttttaaaaccatttctttttcaattaaaaaggaaaaaaaagcagtagaaacTCTTAAAGCCTTGGTGTCAGGACCCCCTGGGCCTGGGTTTGGATCCGGCCCCTTGTAGCTCCCGGGCAGACCAGCCGGCCTCTCCCGACCTCTTCCAGGTTCTGAGGCTGTGAAAAGCGAGGGCACGTCTACCTTCTGAAAAGCTTCAAGCCGGGGTGGTGACTCCCCCGCTCCTTCCCTTTGCTCACAGCTCGAAAGACTAAGAAACAACATCATCCAGGCCACCTTCAGCACCCCCGGGATCAAGTCCTTGGCCACTGAGATCTCTGACAATGACATTCTGGAGGCCTTGCAGGTACATTTGGCGCTGGGCTGCCTCCTTGTCCCCGAGGCCGCGTCTCCGGGCGGGAGCTGACTAATTTGCAGCCAGACGCGGAGGGGAGAAGCCAGTATGGATGCCACGGACCCCCGTTCTGGTTCTGTGTCACTGTTCGCCGTCACCCGGGGATCATGCTTACTCTCTGCTCAGGCAGAGGGGGACCGGACCCCCCGAAAGGGTGGCGATGTTGTACGGCTGGTGAGGCCAGCCGCTCTCGGCCTTCGGTGACCCCCAGCAGCAAGTCCGCGGGGGAtgcacgggggcggggggccgaGCTGCTGGAGTCCTGGAGGTTCCCCCGCAGCAGGGACCCTGGCCCACCCAGCCTCTTCAGAGATGCTTCTCAGCACCTCGGCGTGGCCTCAGCTGGGATAGTCATCTGTTCAGGCAGGACCCTGGCACAGACCCCCTCCCTGGCCTTGGCCCGCGCTGTCATCTTGCTGACCCCAAACAGAGGCCTCACAGGGGCACGGTGGTGCAGGGAACATGGTGCAGACTTTGGGGCCGGCAGGGGTCAGTCACCACCCCTGTGGCCCTCGGCTGAGAAGCTGTGGCCGGGTCACTTGAGTTCAGAGCCACGGAGTTTCCCTCTGCACGTGGGAGACAGCGCGTCTGCCTCggggtgtggtggggagagggccCTGGGAGCCGAGCCCCTGACCCAAACGCGCTCTGTGCGGCCCCGTGTGCTGCTCACAGGGGCTGCTTCGGTCCCCATGCCGCAAGCCTCCCACGGCAGGGCGCTTGCCACCAGGGCCTGTCCCCTTCCAGCGCCCCGCGTTTCCCTGAGACCTGATTTCTTTCCTCTGCGCCGTGGGGGTGGGGCCGCGGCCAGTGGCGATCCCGCAGGGTGGCAAAGGTCTCAGGGGAGGGGTCCTTGCATGAGGACCTGGGAGGAGGCCTCTGCAGCCTGGCTACCGttgctgggggagagggagagggagggggcagagaagaaaagggggaggagagggagagagagggaggggagagagagggagggaagggtccTCGGTACCACCCAGTAGTCAGGGAAGAATCCTTTCCCCTGCCGGTGTCGGACACAAAGGACACAAAACAGTGACCGGTGGTGAAGcaggagaggtgagggagggggcaggacagAAGGGCCTGGAGGGACAGGCTCCGTGGCCTCTGAGGTCTCTCGGTCGGGGGCTGCTGGAGATTCGCAGGGGACCTAGTGCTGCTTCAGGGGAGAGTGACCGCGGCCCGAGGcccgtggggggaggggctctcTTCCCCACTCCGAGTTCTGTGGGCTTCATCTCCGGGGGCCTGACCAGCAGCGGTGGGAGCGTTTTTTGCACAGAAGTTCGCAAGTGCTGCAAGACCACAGCTTTTCCCCCTGGAGAGCTGGTGTCAGTGCTCGGAGCTCCGTGCAGGCCCTGCTGCCGGCTgcccttggtgggggggggggggtggtggtggaggagcagCGGCGCCCCCGCAGCCTCGGCCTGTGCTCCTCCCCAGAGGATCATCTCTGAGCGAGCCGACTACTACAATCAGCTGAAACAGAAAGGCATCAGGATGCCTCCCCTGCACCAGTCGGAGGCCCCTTCCTCCCAGAGCAAGTCCAAGAAGCTGGCCTCCAAGTAGAGCCCGCCTGCCcacgcgccccccgcccccccagacgCTGGGCCCCAGCTCGCGGGGCCATCGTGTGTGGCCCGGTCTTCTGGCTTTAGAATTAAACCCTGTCCTTGGCCATGGGCTCAGCTTCTCTTTCCCTCCGGGACTCGTGGGGGCTCGGGTTCCATCCGCAGCCCCGATCTGCATCCCTGGCTCCTTCCTGGGGAGACCCCCACACGGAGCAAGGGCCCCCTCCAGAGGCCCCGGGCTTTGAAGGCCTGAGCCTGGGTGCCTATCGGCTCCTTCAGTTGGGCCCACGGGGGGCCACCTCCGAAATGGGGGCTTCCCTGGCTGGGGCGACCCCTTTGGAAGAGGGTGGATGGAGGCCGTTTTTCCTGCTGCTGTTCCTTTCCATCACTCTGCGGGAGGGACAGCTCCAGGCGGCCGGCCAGGCACCTCTGTCTGCGTCCTGCGCACCGCAGGCTTCGGGCACATAAACAGGCGCTGAATGAAGGAACCCGTCAGGCGCGGCTGTGCTCTCCGCCCGCACCTGTGCGCGCAGCCAGACCCGCCTCGCCCAGGGCGCGAACTGGAGGGACCAGCGGGGAGTTCCgcagcgcccccccaccccacccctgcaggc
This Lynx canadensis isolate LIC74 chromosome C1, mLynCan4.pri.v2, whole genome shotgun sequence DNA region includes the following protein-coding sequences:
- the CCDC27 gene encoding coiled-coil domain-containing protein 27, translated to MYEVKTNHRKLGQTARPVSMETSVMPHTLPGSHRTRGFRSRPRPGPSGRTREPGSRRGRPSTAPFRCPTAVSAPALRMPRAGALPPKKRSLEPNPPEKGVLLLRSVAGHGSCGWRGLSKPARALSRFCGETDGRTQDASAEDTSFTAELEALRKVFLARPHCPRFSTRATSMCPHGSAISAELSEELRVALDSWKATQDPFSSQQVDGRLLPFSKSACEFNYLRTSESRMISPVPSSPVLAHSQLRKRVPWYISVIHEKDHCLRTLGEEVQRLSQLEALLRKKDEEVSALQEEREALKKQLKFLLQSTSQEILEQPSESAPKPLGKLSVLRTFFRDEEELQHRRQPRDECSATHRGKDLEVDGGQEDEAGEAEGGTGSGEAAPEEGVEVEVAQLEEEEVQGAEAQSKRSSSSLEEAFERELVAQLEEYEQVIWELQDELQVTRTRYSLATGAIASLQRLVGYQESRLRQVHTESEALQRELREREDQLRAMSSKFSNLREDKKHEEMMGLMEKDNFLLRQQVTELQSRLAKQEHVVSELEAKVSQLQDQVSQKEGQLQRQKWLQEEMGSRNEMIQQAELQARVALESAQSRLERLRNNIIQATFSTPGIKSLATEISDNDILEALQRIISERADYYNQLKQKGIRMPPLHQSEAPSSQSKSKKLASK